One window from the genome of Paraclostridium sordellii encodes:
- a CDS encoding B12-binding domain-containing radical SAM protein has protein sequence MKKSILMITPENKEINRFRKRQVNNFIQITMPYLAAFVDESKYEITLIDEYNQKILFEKFYDLVVITVNTANAPHCYNIAKIFKDKGSTIVFGGPHATLLPEEVKEHCDVVIIGEAEKSWPKFLNDFYSGTYDSEYRCLKTPTLEGIPIPRRDLIKGRWLTKGAVFATRGCPYSCSYCNLKQIYEDSFRKRPIQEVIEDVKNCKSKFFVFWDDNFFGDIDYAKDLLKELRKLNKKWAAQVTLERCNDDELLRLAKMAGCVYFFVGLESFSKETLQTVNKGLNDVDKYKELIDSVHKYGICIQAGIIFGFDTDTKEVFKTTLDRCNYLGIDGVTVSILTPLPKTPLYYQLKKEGRLLTDDWSYYNGKTRVAFRPKNMSSEELFDGYMWFRRNFYSLKSISTRLRKSKANVLYNLIVNLGYKISIR, from the coding sequence ATGAAAAAAAGTATATTAATGATAACTCCTGAAAATAAGGAGATTAATAGATTTAGAAAAAGGCAGGTAAATAACTTTATACAAATAACGATGCCATATTTAGCAGCATTTGTTGATGAGAGTAAATATGAAATTACTTTAATAGATGAGTACAATCAAAAAATACTTTTTGAAAAGTTTTATGATTTAGTTGTAATCACAGTTAATACTGCAAATGCACCACATTGCTATAATATTGCAAAGATATTTAAAGATAAAGGAAGTACGATTGTATTTGGAGGACCTCATGCAACTCTTTTACCAGAGGAAGTAAAAGAACATTGTGATGTAGTAATTATTGGAGAAGCTGAAAAGAGTTGGCCAAAATTTTTAAATGATTTTTACAGTGGAACTTATGATAGTGAATATAGATGCTTAAAAACTCCAACATTAGAAGGAATACCAATCCCAAGAAGGGATTTAATAAAAGGAAGATGGCTTACTAAAGGCGCAGTTTTTGCTACAAGAGGATGTCCCTATAGTTGTTCTTATTGTAATTTAAAGCAAATATATGAAGATTCCTTTAGAAAAAGACCTATACAAGAAGTAATAGAAGATGTTAAAAATTGCAAAAGTAAGTTTTTTGTTTTTTGGGATGATAATTTTTTCGGAGATATTGATTATGCAAAAGATTTATTAAAAGAACTTAGAAAATTAAATAAAAAATGGGCAGCTCAGGTTACTTTAGAAAGATGTAATGATGATGAGTTGTTAAGATTAGCAAAAATGGCAGGATGTGTTTATTTCTTTGTTGGATTAGAATCTTTTTCAAAAGAAACTTTACAAACTGTAAACAAGGGGTTAAATGATGTAGATAAATATAAAGAGCTAATAGATTCTGTTCATAAATATGGAATTTGTATACAAGCAGGGATAATATTTGGATTTGATACGGATACAAAAGAAGTATTTAAAACAACTTTAGATCGATGTAATTACCTAGGAATTGATGGTGTTACAGTTAGCATATTAACTCCACTTCCCAAAACACCACTATATTATCAATTAAAGAAAGAAGGTAGATTATTAACCGATGATTGGTCTTATTATAACGGTAAAACTAGAGTTGCTTTTAGACCTAAAAATATGAGTTCAGAGGAATTATTTGATGGATATATGTGGTTTAGAAGAAATTTTTACTCTTTAAAATCAATATCTACTAGATTGAGAAAATCAAAAGCTAATGTTTTATATAATTTAATAGTTAATTTAGGATATAAAATTTCAATAAGATAA
- a CDS encoding hydrogenase maturation nickel metallochaperone HypA/HybF, which translates to MHELGVVIEVVKTVEKVALENNLTKVDSVVLQIGELSSMIPKYVESCFPVAVYNTSLKDTKLKIEVIPANGMCKICNKVFNVKENNGQCIYCNSKSWDLLSGKGFMIKEIIAY; encoded by the coding sequence ATGCACGAACTAGGGGTAGTTATAGAAGTTGTAAAAACCGTAGAAAAAGTAGCCTTAGAAAATAATTTAACAAAAGTAGATAGCGTGGTATTACAGATAGGTGAGTTATCTTCTATGATACCTAAATATGTAGAAAGTTGTTTTCCAGTAGCAGTATATAATACAAGTTTAAAGGACACGAAGCTAAAAATAGAAGTTATACCTGCAAATGGTATGTGTAAAATTTGTAATAAAGTATTTAATGTAAAAGAAAATAATGGTCAATGTATTTATTGTAACAGTAAGAGTTGGGATTTACTCAGTGGAAAAGGGTTTATGATTAAGGAAATAATAGCCTATTAA
- the uxuA gene encoding mannonate dehydratase: MEMTFRWYGKDDPVKIEYIRQIPGMKGIVTAIYDIPVGEVWPLENILELKKTVEDNGLKLSVIESVPVHEDIKLGLPTRERYIENYKETLRNLGKSGIETVCYNFMPVFDWTRSDLNYELEDGSTCLIYDEETVKKMDPALGELELPGWDTSYGEGGLGALLDKYKDVDEEKLWENLEYFIKEIIPVAEESNVKMAIHPDDPPWGIFGLPRIITNFENLERFINLYDSEYNGITLCTGSLGCTKTNDIVKMVNYFGKEKNRINFAHLRNVLITGDSSFNEVAHLSEAGSLDFYEIVKAYCDYEFTGPYRPDHGRMIWGETGRPGYGLYDRALGAVYINGLIEAINKNK, encoded by the coding sequence ATGGAAATGACGTTTAGATGGTATGGAAAAGATGACCCTGTAAAGATAGAGTACATCAGACAAATACCTGGTATGAAAGGGATAGTAACTGCAATATATGATATACCAGTAGGAGAAGTTTGGCCATTAGAAAACATATTAGAGTTAAAAAAAACTGTAGAAGACAATGGACTAAAGCTTTCAGTTATAGAAAGTGTACCAGTTCATGAAGATATAAAATTAGGTTTACCAACTAGAGAAAGATACATAGAAAATTACAAGGAAACATTAAGAAACTTAGGAAAATCAGGTATAGAAACAGTATGTTATAACTTTATGCCAGTATTTGATTGGACTCGTTCAGATCTAAACTATGAGCTTGAAGATGGTTCAACTTGCTTAATATATGATGAAGAAACAGTTAAGAAGATGGACCCAGCATTAGGTGAATTAGAACTTCCAGGATGGGATACATCTTATGGAGAAGGTGGACTAGGTGCATTACTTGATAAATACAAGGATGTAGATGAAGAAAAATTATGGGAAAACTTAGAGTATTTTATAAAAGAAATAATACCTGTAGCTGAAGAAAGTAACGTAAAGATGGCTATACACCCAGATGATCCACCATGGGGAATTTTTGGACTTCCAAGAATAATAACTAATTTTGAAAACTTAGAAAGATTTATAAATCTTTATGATAGTGAATATAATGGTATAACTTTATGTACAGGATCATTAGGATGTACTAAAACTAATGATATAGTAAAAATGGTAAATTACTTTGGTAAAGAAAAGAATAGAATAAACTTTGCTCATTTAAGAAATGTTTTAATAACAGGAGATAGCAGTTTCAACGAAGTTGCTCATTTATCTGAGGCAGGGTCACTAGATTTTTATGAAATAGTAAAAGCATACTGCGATTATGAATTTACAGGTCCATATAGACCCGATCATGGAAGAATGATATGGGGAGAAACTGGAAGACCAGGATATGGATTATATGATAGAGCACTAGGAGCTGTTTATATAAACGGATTAATAGAAGCAATAAATAAAAATAAATAA
- a CDS encoding GntR family transcriptional regulator, whose amino-acid sequence MILYERKHKEIAKEYAYRVLKDNIMSLNLKPGELLSESNLSEKLKISRTPIREILMKLKNEHLIEVKPQAGTYVSLIDMDLISEAIFMRSVLEKEVLIEACNKFPEELFIELEKNLFAQKLVVDKPGKEIEFHDLDKNFHKLIFLGCNKANIWDAIMNIGTHYNRMRLLAEMKSNKMQIIKQHEEMLDIIKNKEFDKIDTYINKHIVEPASKWETLINENEELKAFFK is encoded by the coding sequence ATGATACTTTACGAGAGAAAACATAAAGAAATAGCAAAAGAATATGCTTATAGAGTTTTAAAAGATAATATTATGTCTTTAAACTTAAAGCCGGGGGAATTGTTAAGTGAATCTAATTTATCTGAAAAATTAAAAATATCTAGAACACCAATAAGAGAAATATTGATGAAATTAAAAAATGAGCATCTTATTGAAGTTAAACCTCAAGCAGGTACTTATGTATCATTAATAGATATGGACCTTATAAGTGAAGCCATATTTATGAGATCTGTGCTAGAAAAAGAAGTTTTAATAGAAGCTTGTAATAAATTTCCAGAAGAATTATTTATAGAATTAGAAAAAAATTTATTTGCACAAAAATTAGTTGTTGATAAACCAGGAAAAGAAATCGAGTTTCATGATTTAGATAAAAATTTTCACAAGTTAATATTCTTAGGGTGTAATAAAGCAAATATATGGGATGCTATTATGAATATAGGCACTCACTACAATAGAATGCGGCTTTTAGCTGAAATGAAAAGCAATAAAATGCAAATAATAAAACAGCATGAAGAAATGCTAGATATAATTAAAAATAAAGAATTTGATAAGATAGATACGTACATAAACAAACATATAGTAGAACCTGCAAGTAAATGGGAAACATTAATAAATGAAAATGAAGAACTAAAGGCGTTCTTCAAGTAA
- a CDS encoding sugar kinase, translating into MLKTNNKKILGFGEIMLRLTPPNNQKIIQVNSFDATYGGGEANVVASLASFGHQTKFVTKLPNNSLGDKVIRDLRGYNIDTSDILQGDGRLGIYFLEIGHGLRSTEVIYDRKYSAISMANKDEFDIENMLKDVKMVHLSGITPALSKELYELTIEIAKYCHNTGILVSLDSNYRAKLWSLEDAKGFLEEILPFVDIAFLGSLDMTNILKYEDLGLEFEDTLKNLYKRLFEKYPNIKYAACTKRTVHSINNNSLKGYLFDNENLYSSKEYKFDILDRVGGGDAFTAGILHGILDNLDKKDIIEFGVCASSLKHSIKGDINIIDKDSVTSLLGKGLQNIKR; encoded by the coding sequence ATGTTAAAAACAAATAATAAAAAGATTTTAGGATTTGGGGAAATAATGCTAAGACTTACACCTCCTAATAATCAAAAGATTATACAAGTTAATTCATTTGATGCAACTTATGGTGGAGGAGAAGCAAATGTAGTTGCGAGTTTAGCAAGTTTTGGACATCAAACTAAGTTTGTGACGAAATTACCTAATAACTCTTTAGGTGATAAAGTTATAAGAGACTTAAGGGGTTATAATATAGATACAAGTGACATATTACAAGGTGATGGAAGACTTGGTATTTATTTTTTAGAAATTGGGCATGGACTTAGAAGCACTGAAGTTATATATGATAGAAAATATTCCGCTATATCTATGGCTAATAAAGATGAGTTTGATATAGAGAATATGCTAAAAGATGTTAAAATGGTTCATTTATCAGGGATAACACCAGCGTTAAGTAAAGAATTATATGAATTAACTATAGAGATAGCAAAATATTGCCATAATACTGGTATACTAGTATCCTTAGATTCTAATTATAGAGCGAAACTTTGGAGCTTAGAGGATGCTAAAGGATTTTTAGAAGAAATACTTCCTTTTGTAGATATAGCTTTTTTAGGAAGTTTAGATATGACAAATATATTAAAATATGAAGATTTAGGTTTGGAATTTGAAGATACCCTTAAAAATTTATATAAAAGATTATTTGAAAAATATCCAAATATAAAATATGCAGCTTGTACAAAGAGAACTGTTCATTCAATAAATAATAATTCATTAAAAGGTTATTTATTTGATAATGAAAATTTATATAGTTCAAAGGAATACAAATTCGATATATTAGATAGAGTTGGTGGAGGAGATGCATTTACAGCAGGTATACTTCACGGAATTTTAGATAATTTAGATAAAAAAGATATCATAGAATTTGGAGTTTGCGCAAGTTCATTAAAGCACTCTATAAAGGGTGATATAAACATAATAGATAAAGATAGTGTAACAAGCTTGTTAGGAAAAGGATTGCAAAATATAAAAAGATAA
- a CDS encoding M20 family metallopeptidase: MIESIKKRAYEIENELGKEIEEVCDFIFNNPELGNEEYISSKYLVDKMKEYGFDTIYPYCNMDTAFRAELGDNNGPTIAFLAEYDALPGYGENKEPAHACGHNWIAASTLGACMVLSKLKEMFKGKIVLIGTPAEESTGGKCDLVKSGAFDDIDVCYQMHIEAFNNINCKALAMDSIEFTFKGVAAHAASHPHMGVNALDAVQLTFAGINALRQHVKSDVRIHGIVSDGGEAANIVPEKASCKFYIRASERSYLNEVTKKVINCAKGAELMTGAKLTYRNFENPFDNIINNKVLQDITKNNLIEVGITDILEGKDGPVGSTDIGNVSQVCPTMYTEIALDINPMAYVHEKEFLNYANSKEAYDKLHKSVKAMVGCALEIYLEDGLLDEIKKNHLNI; this comes from the coding sequence ATGATAGAAAGTATAAAGAAAAGAGCTTATGAAATAGAAAATGAATTAGGAAAAGAAATAGAAGAAGTATGTGATTTTATATTTAACAATCCAGAGCTAGGAAATGAAGAATATATATCATCTAAATATTTAGTTGATAAAATGAAAGAATATGGATTTGATACAATTTATCCATACTGTAATATGGATACTGCTTTTAGAGCAGAACTAGGAGATAATAATGGTCCTACTATAGCATTTTTAGCAGAGTATGATGCCTTACCTGGATATGGAGAAAATAAAGAACCAGCTCATGCTTGTGGTCATAACTGGATTGCAGCATCAACACTAGGAGCATGTATGGTACTTAGTAAGCTAAAAGAAATGTTTAAAGGAAAAATTGTATTAATAGGAACACCAGCTGAAGAAAGTACAGGAGGAAAATGTGATTTAGTTAAGAGTGGAGCTTTTGATGATATTGATGTATGTTATCAGATGCATATAGAAGCTTTTAACAATATAAATTGTAAGGCTTTGGCAATGGATTCAATAGAATTTACATTTAAAGGAGTAGCAGCACATGCAGCTAGTCATCCTCATATGGGAGTTAATGCATTAGATGCAGTACAACTTACTTTTGCAGGAATCAATGCACTAAGACAACATGTAAAATCAGATGTTAGAATACACGGTATAGTTTCAGATGGAGGAGAAGCAGCAAATATAGTTCCAGAAAAAGCATCTTGTAAGTTTTATATAAGAGCTAGTGAAAGAAGTTATTTAAATGAAGTAACTAAAAAAGTTATAAATTGCGCAAAAGGTGCAGAATTAATGACAGGTGCTAAGTTAACTTATAGAAATTTCGAAAATCCTTTTGACAATATAATAAACAATAAGGTGCTTCAAGATATAACAAAGAATAATTTAATTGAAGTAGGTATAACGGATATATTAGAAGGAAAAGATGGTCCAGTAGGTTCTACAGATATAGGCAATGTAAGTCAAGTTTGTCCTACTATGTATACAGAAATAGCCCTAGATATAAATCCGATGGCATATGTTCATGAGAAAGAGTTTTTAAATTATGCAAACTCTAAGGAAGCTTATGATAAACTTCACAAGTCGGTAAAAGCAATGGTGGGATGTGCTTTAGAAATTTATTTAGAAGATGGATTACTTGATGAGATTAAGAAAAATCATTTAAATATATAG
- a CDS encoding bifunctional 4-hydroxy-2-oxoglutarate aldolase/2-dehydro-3-deoxy-phosphogluconate aldolase, whose protein sequence is MLNTIKNEGIVAVIRAKDHDEAKGYINACVNGGIRAVELTYSIPNVVDLINELSCDENLILGVGSVLNKKMAKYAILAGAKYVVSPGYNEEVNEVCKELNTLYLPGCMTVTEIMNAIESGNQMVKLFPGDVFGPKYVKAIKAPIPNAQIMPTGGVSIDNVDKWFEMGVSCVGVGSSLFGAGSLEDIEKLAKEFVEKIKDVKNK, encoded by the coding sequence ATGTTAAATACTATAAAAAATGAGGGAATTGTTGCAGTAATAAGAGCAAAGGACCATGATGAAGCTAAAGGATATATAAATGCTTGTGTAAATGGTGGAATAAGAGCAGTAGAATTAACGTATTCAATACCTAATGTTGTTGATTTAATAAATGAATTAAGCTGTGATGAAAATCTTATATTAGGGGTTGGAAGTGTTTTAAATAAAAAAATGGCTAAATATGCAATTTTAGCTGGAGCAAAATATGTTGTAAGCCCAGGGTATAATGAAGAAGTTAATGAAGTATGCAAGGAATTAAACACTCTTTATTTACCAGGATGTATGACAGTAACTGAAATAATGAATGCTATAGAAAGTGGAAATCAAATGGTAAAATTATTCCCAGGAGACGTATTTGGACCTAAATATGTAAAAGCTATAAAAGCTCCAATACCTAACGCTCAAATAATGCCAACAGGTGGAGTTAGTATAGATAATGTAGATAAGTGGTTTGAAATGGGAGTTTCTTGTGTAGGAGTAGGTAGTTCATTATTTGGAGCAGGAAGCTTAGAAGATATAGAAAAACTAGCTAAAGAATTTGTGGAGAAAATAAAAGATGTTAAAAACAAATAA
- a CDS encoding FAD-dependent oxidoreductase: MAVKEKVLQFANQVSGKKPGSRGYFGENDARYKILEPVVTDEMAEVLLCMKIRQKTTAEKVAPLCGKSVDRCSELLLELSEIGVVFVNEIDGVDTFWYETWVPGIMEMMVNNKEQAKKYPQIPKAFHDYGVENGPKSTGSFPPGVGLMRVIPIETAIDGETRRASYEEISKYLNENDKFSVSDCSCRTARESMGEGCGHLKEDMCIQLGHAAEYYIRTGRGREITREEAFEIIKRAEENGLMHQIPNLDGSGKTHAICNCCGCSCLALKGANMFANTDMVRSNYVSQVDKDKCVACGECVINCPTNALKLGQKLCSSKPIVDKIERKETPRNTNWGPDKWNEDYRTNREDVVESGTSPCKTACPAHIAVQGYIKLASQGRYKEALELIKKENPFPAICGRICPRKCESACTRGDIDSPLAIDEIKKFIAEQDLKEEHRFIPKKKHEYGKKIAVIGGGPAGLSCAYYLSIDGYKVTVFEKQEVLGGMLTLGIPSFRLEKEVVNAEIDILRQMGVEFKTGVDVGKDITLDDLRNEGYKAFYLAIGAQSGRKLNIEGEDAKGVIPGIEFVRDVNLEKDIKLNGKVVVIGGGNVAIDVARNATRVGADSVDMYCLENREQMPALEEEIEEALEEEITINNSWGPNKIIVEDGKVVGVEFKKCISVFDENKRFSPKFDEADLKVVAADYVLISVGQSIEWGSLLKGSKVELNPNNTIKADGFTYQTNEDDIFAGGDSYTGPRFAIDAIAAGKEGAISIHRFVQPGQSLVNGRDRKDYHEFDKESLQLEGYDNMPRQKAAHKSDLNKKESFKDMRLTFTEEQMKKETERCLGCGATVVDEYMCVGCGQCTTKCKFDAISLVRKYDAEGVAYEDLKPAIVKTVIRRKGRILGKKVKDVFAK; encoded by the coding sequence ATGGCAGTTAAAGAAAAGGTTCTTCAGTTTGCAAATCAAGTTAGTGGCAAGAAACCAGGGTCTAGAGGTTACTTTGGTGAAAATGATGCACGTTATAAAATTTTAGAGCCAGTTGTAACAGATGAAATGGCAGAAGTTTTACTTTGTATGAAGATTAGGCAAAAAACAACGGCTGAGAAAGTAGCACCTTTATGTGGCAAAAGTGTTGATAGATGTAGTGAGTTGTTATTAGAATTATCAGAAATAGGTGTAGTTTTTGTTAATGAAATAGATGGTGTAGATACTTTCTGGTATGAAACGTGGGTACCAGGAATTATGGAAATGATGGTTAATAATAAAGAGCAAGCTAAAAAATATCCTCAAATTCCTAAGGCATTTCATGATTATGGTGTGGAAAACGGACCAAAATCTACAGGAAGTTTTCCTCCAGGTGTAGGACTTATGCGTGTTATTCCAATAGAAACTGCAATAGATGGTGAAACAAGAAGAGCATCATACGAAGAAATATCAAAATATTTAAATGAAAATGATAAATTCTCGGTATCAGATTGTTCATGTCGTACAGCAAGAGAAAGTATGGGTGAAGGATGTGGACATTTAAAAGAGGATATGTGTATTCAATTAGGTCATGCAGCTGAATATTACATAAGAACAGGAAGAGGTAGAGAAATAACTAGAGAAGAAGCTTTTGAAATAATAAAAAGAGCAGAAGAAAATGGGTTAATGCATCAAATACCAAATCTAGATGGTTCAGGAAAAACTCATGCCATATGCAATTGTTGTGGATGTTCTTGTTTAGCACTAAAAGGAGCAAATATGTTTGCAAATACGGATATGGTACGTTCTAATTATGTATCACAAGTAGATAAAGATAAATGTGTTGCCTGTGGTGAGTGTGTTATAAACTGTCCAACTAATGCTTTAAAGTTAGGTCAAAAACTATGTTCTAGCAAACCTATTGTAGATAAAATCGAAAGAAAAGAAACTCCAAGAAATACTAATTGGGGCCCAGATAAATGGAATGAGGATTATAGAACTAATAGAGAGGATGTTGTAGAAAGTGGAACAAGTCCATGTAAAACTGCATGCCCTGCACATATAGCTGTTCAAGGATACATTAAACTCGCTTCACAAGGAAGATACAAAGAAGCTTTAGAACTTATAAAAAAAGAAAATCCATTTCCAGCTATATGTGGACGTATTTGTCCTAGAAAGTGTGAATCAGCATGTACAAGAGGAGATATAGATTCACCACTTGCAATAGATGAAATCAAGAAGTTTATAGCTGAACAAGATTTAAAAGAAGAGCATAGATTTATTCCTAAAAAGAAACATGAGTATGGTAAGAAGATTGCTGTAATAGGTGGTGGACCTGCTGGACTTTCATGTGCTTATTATTTATCAATAGATGGGTACAAAGTAACAGTGTTTGAAAAACAAGAAGTTCTTGGGGGTATGCTAACTTTAGGAATTCCTTCTTTTAGATTGGAAAAAGAAGTAGTTAATGCAGAAATAGACATATTAAGACAAATGGGAGTAGAGTTTAAAACAGGTGTAGATGTAGGTAAGGATATTACCTTAGATGATTTAAGAAATGAAGGATATAAAGCTTTCTACTTAGCAATCGGTGCACAATCTGGTAGGAAATTAAACATAGAAGGTGAAGATGCAAAAGGTGTTATTCCAGGAATAGAATTTGTACGTGATGTAAACTTAGAAAAAGATATAAAATTAAATGGAAAAGTAGTCGTTATTGGTGGTGGTAATGTTGCTATAGATGTTGCAAGAAATGCAACAAGAGTAGGAGCAGATAGTGTAGATATGTATTGTTTAGAAAATCGTGAACAAATGCCTGCACTAGAAGAGGAAATAGAAGAAGCTTTAGAAGAAGAAATAACAATTAATAATTCTTGGGGCCCAAATAAAATAATTGTAGAAGATGGAAAAGTAGTAGGCGTAGAGTTTAAAAAATGTATTTCTGTATTTGATGAAAATAAAAGATTCTCTCCAAAGTTTGATGAAGCCGATTTAAAAGTAGTAGCTGCTGATTATGTTTTAATTTCAGTAGGTCAAAGCATTGAATGGGGCAGCTTACTTAAAGGAAGCAAGGTAGAGTTAAATCCTAACAATACAATAAAAGCTGATGGATTTACTTATCAAACAAATGAAGATGATATATTTGCTGGAGGAGATTCATATACAGGTCCTAGATTTGCAATAGATGCCATAGCAGCAGGAAAAGAAGGAGCTATATCAATTCATCGTTTTGTTCAACCAGGACAAAGTTTAGTAAATGGACGTGATAGGAAAGATTATCATGAATTTGATAAGGAAAGCTTACAACTTGAAGGATACGACAATATGCCAAGACAAAAAGCAGCTCATAAATCGGATTTAAATAAAAAAGAATCTTTCAAAGATATGCGTCTTACTTTTACAGAAGAACAAATGAAAAAAGAAACAGAAAGATGTTTAGGTTGTGGAGCTACCGTTGTAGATGAATATATGTGCGTAGGTTGTGGTCAATGTACTACAAAATGTAAGTTTGATGCCATATCACTTGTTAGAAAATATGATGCAGAAGGTGTAGCTTACGAAGATCTTAAACCAGCAATAGTTAAAACGGTTATAAGACGAAAAGGTAGAATTTTAGGCAAGAAAGTTAAGGATGTATTTGCAAAATAA
- a CDS encoding SDR family oxidoreductase, giving the protein MKLPFSIDLKDKVAVVTGGTGILCGAMVDALAECGAKVAILALGKEACEAKAKEIVDNGGCAIGIEANVLDKESLKRAHEIILKEFGPCDILINGAGGNHPKGTTTKEYLLEEDLDNEELTSFFDLDQKGVEFVFNLNFLGTLLPSQEFSRDMINREGCTIINISSMNAYTPLTKIPAYSGAKAAVSNFTQWLAVHMSRVGIRVNAIAPGFFVTAQNEKLLFNEDGTLTERSQKILNSTPMGRYGEAEELIGTLLYLVSSEASGFVNGVVIPVDGAFSAYSGV; this is encoded by the coding sequence ATGAAATTACCATTTAGTATTGACTTAAAAGATAAGGTAGCTGTAGTAACAGGTGGTACAGGTATACTTTGTGGGGCTATGGTTGATGCTTTAGCTGAATGTGGAGCTAAAGTAGCTATACTTGCATTAGGGAAAGAAGCTTGTGAAGCTAAAGCTAAAGAAATAGTAGACAACGGGGGATGTGCTATAGGTATAGAAGCTAATGTTTTAGATAAAGAAAGTTTAAAAAGAGCACATGAGATAATTTTAAAAGAATTTGGACCATGTGATATATTAATAAATGGAGCTGGTGGAAACCATCCAAAAGGAACTACAACTAAAGAATACTTACTTGAAGAAGATTTAGATAATGAAGAATTAACATCATTCTTTGACCTAGATCAAAAAGGGGTAGAGTTTGTATTTAATTTAAATTTCTTAGGAACATTACTTCCATCACAAGAATTTAGTAGAGATATGATAAATAGAGAAGGATGTACAATTATAAATATATCTTCAATGAATGCATATACTCCTCTTACTAAAATACCAGCATACTCAGGAGCAAAGGCTGCAGTAAGTAATTTTACTCAATGGTTAGCTGTACATATGTCAAGAGTTGGAATAAGAGTAAATGCTATAGCACCTGGATTCTTTGTAACAGCTCAAAATGAAAAGTTATTATTTAATGAAGATGGAACTCTAACAGAAAGAAGTCAAAAAATATTAAATAGTACACCAATGGGAAGATATGGTGAAGCTGAAGAATTAATAGGAACATTATTATATTTAGTAAGTAGTGAGGCATCAGGATTTGTAAACGGTGTAGTAATACCAGTAGATGGAGCATTTAGTGCTTACTCAGGAGTATAG
- a CDS encoding DUF5692 family protein, with protein sequence MGILYEKMTFGGWAIFLFVLLALMAFNELGRSTKWAGILLFLIVPTVLTIYVWPTTAAPGNEYGTGTWFNWVKTYSALAGCIWFMALRYIPSLQKKKWALALPAIILALNILEAAIRDFQIFSYGLANGGVVDNLWTISGPWNIMNGIAGILNIITICGWCGIFISKDKTKDMIWPDMIWTWIIAYDLWNFAYTYNCISDHSLYCGAALLLSCTIPTFFIKRGAWLQHRAQTLALWIMFVMTVPQFADRIAPVATTHNKSAFFVVSLISLIANAALAIYQFNKIRKNRLNPIKDEIYTDTNAYRNVVLENK encoded by the coding sequence ATGGGAATTTTATATGAAAAAATGACTTTTGGAGGATGGGCAATATTCCTATTTGTACTATTAGCATTGATGGCATTTAACGAACTTGGAAGATCAACGAAATGGGCAGGTATTCTATTGTTTTTAATAGTACCTACAGTTTTAACTATTTATGTTTGGCCAACTACAGCAGCACCAGGTAATGAGTATGGAACTGGAACTTGGTTTAACTGGGTGAAAACTTATTCGGCACTTGCAGGATGTATTTGGTTTATGGCTCTTAGATATATTCCATCATTACAAAAGAAAAAATGGGCATTGGCTCTTCCAGCAATTATTTTAGCCTTAAATATACTTGAAGCTGCTATTAGAGATTTCCAAATATTTTCTTATGGATTGGCTAATGGTGGAGTTGTAGACAATCTTTGGACTATATCTGGACCTTGGAATATTATGAATGGTATAGCAGGAATATTGAATATAATTACAATTTGTGGTTGGTGTGGAATATTTATATCAAAAGATAAAACAAAGGATATGATATGGCCAGATATGATATGGACATGGATTATAGCTTATGATTTATGGAACTTTGCTTATACTTATAACTGTATATCAGATCATTCACTTTATTGTGGTGCAGCTTTATTACTTTCATGTACTATACCAACTTTCTTTATAAAAAGAGGGGCTTGGCTACAACATCGTGCTCAAACATTGGCTCTTTGGATTATGTTTGTTATGACTGTTCCACAATTTGCTGATAGAATAGCACCAGTTGCTACAACACATAACAAGAGTGCTTTCTTTGTAGTAAGTTTGATATCTTTAATTGCAAATGCAGCTTTAGCAATTTATCAATTTAATAAAATAAGAAAGAATAGACTTAATCCAATAAAGGATGAAATTTACACAGATACTAATGCTTATAGAAATGTGGTTTTAGAAAATAAGTAG